One stretch of Portunus trituberculatus isolate SZX2019 chromosome 23, ASM1759143v1, whole genome shotgun sequence DNA includes these proteins:
- the LOC123507940 gene encoding basic proline-rich protein-like, producing MPPAAHPPPSVPPAAHPPPSVPPAAHPPPSVPPAAHPPPSVTPAAHPPPSVPPAPYPLPSVPPAAHPPPLVSPPTAHPPTPVPPTAQPPPPVSPAAHPPTPVSPTAHPPTPVPPAAHPPAVRGRPASPAGERPGLRRFMRRKAPPIRLGY from the coding sequence ATGCCACCTGCGGCACACCCTCCACCGTCGGTGCCACCTGCGGCACACCCTCCACCGTCGGTGCCACCTGCGGCACACCCTCCACCGTCGGTGCCACCTGCGGCACACCCTCCACCGTCGGTGACACCTGCGGCGCACCCTCCACCGTCGGTGCCACCTGCGCCATACCCTCTACCGTCGGTGCCACCTGCTGCACACCCTCCACCGCTGGTGTCGCCACCCACGGCTCACCCGCCAACGCCTGTGCCACCTAccgcacaaccaccaccgccggTGTCACCCGCAGCTCACCCGCCAACGCCGGTGTCACCCACGGCTCACCCACCTACGCCGGTGCCACCTGCGGCACACCCACCAGCGGTGCGGGGGAGGCCAGCATCGCCGGCAGGAGAGAGGCCTGGTTTAAGAAGGTTCATGAGAAGGAAGGCACCGCCCATTAGATTAGgatattaa